A part of Micromonospora chersina genomic DNA contains:
- a CDS encoding ABC transporter ATP-binding protein translates to MASGTSRDVVGRGLRVLGRAIREQPRIFAVAVTGSVLFGLMVIASAYVVGAVVGKVVVPAVARGSVTDGALALAAAALFGISVLRVVGIFGRRLGAGYMQYRLQATYRRRVTRRYLDLPLAWHHRNATGTLLSNANSDVEAAWYPIAPLPFAVGTLVMLVGAVVSLFLTDWALALVGLAVFPALFALNVVYSRRMAPRQARAQRLRAEVSGIAHESFDGALVVKTMGREAQETARFAARAGDLRDALISVGKLRGVFDPMLETLPSLGTLAVLVVGAIRLRQGAITVTELVSVAFLFTVLAFPVRAIGWVLAELPRSVAGWDRVRRVLDATGEMPYGEVALDPATPAPATLAFDDVHFGYEPAEAHLPGAQVLGEVTFTVPAGKTVALVGPTGAGKSTIASLAVRLVDPDSGTVTLDGVDVRELTAASLASTVALVAQVPFVFDDTVRANITLDRPGIGDEEVWAALRLAEADGFVAALPEGLDTMVGERGTSLSGGQRQRLTLARALAGRPRLLVLDDATSAVDPRVEAAILAGLRAPTDGGAPASILVVAYRRATIALADEVIYVEQGRVVARGTHTDLLATVPGYADLVTAYEQAEQEREQTRTYDEVTPLTSGLEVEVDR, encoded by the coding sequence GTGGCGAGCGGGACAAGTCGGGACGTCGTCGGCAGAGGGCTACGGGTGCTCGGCCGGGCCATCCGGGAGCAGCCGCGCATCTTCGCGGTGGCGGTGACCGGCAGCGTGCTCTTCGGCCTCATGGTGATCGCCAGCGCGTACGTCGTCGGCGCGGTGGTCGGCAAGGTCGTGGTCCCGGCGGTCGCCCGCGGCTCGGTGACCGACGGCGCCCTGGCGCTCGCCGCCGCCGCCCTGTTCGGGATCAGCGTGCTGCGGGTGGTCGGCATCTTCGGCCGCCGGCTCGGCGCCGGCTACATGCAGTACCGGCTCCAGGCCACCTACCGCCGCCGGGTCACCCGCCGCTACCTCGACCTGCCGCTGGCCTGGCACCACCGCAACGCGACCGGCACGCTGCTCTCCAACGCCAACTCGGACGTCGAGGCCGCCTGGTACCCGATCGCGCCGCTGCCCTTCGCCGTCGGCACCCTGGTCATGCTGGTCGGCGCCGTGGTCTCGCTCTTCCTCACCGACTGGGCCCTCGCGCTCGTCGGCCTCGCCGTCTTCCCGGCGCTGTTCGCGCTCAACGTGGTCTACTCCCGCCGCATGGCGCCCCGCCAGGCCCGTGCCCAGCGGCTGCGCGCCGAGGTGAGCGGCATCGCCCACGAGAGCTTCGACGGCGCCCTGGTGGTCAAGACGATGGGCCGGGAGGCCCAGGAGACCGCCCGGTTCGCGGCCCGGGCCGGCGACCTGCGCGACGCGCTGATCTCCGTGGGCAAGCTCCGCGGCGTCTTCGACCCCATGCTGGAGACGCTGCCCAGCCTCGGCACGCTCGCCGTGCTGGTGGTCGGCGCGATCCGGCTCCGGCAGGGCGCCATCACCGTGACCGAGCTGGTCAGCGTGGCCTTCCTCTTCACCGTGCTGGCCTTCCCGGTGCGGGCCATCGGCTGGGTGCTGGCCGAGCTGCCGCGCAGCGTCGCCGGCTGGGACCGCGTCCGCCGGGTCCTCGACGCCACCGGCGAGATGCCGTACGGCGAGGTGGCGCTCGACCCGGCCACGCCGGCGCCGGCCACCCTCGCCTTCGACGACGTGCACTTCGGGTACGAGCCGGCCGAGGCGCACCTGCCCGGCGCCCAGGTGCTCGGCGAGGTCACCTTCACGGTGCCGGCCGGGAAGACCGTCGCCCTGGTCGGGCCGACCGGCGCCGGCAAGTCCACCATCGCCTCGCTGGCCGTGCGGCTGGTCGACCCGGACAGCGGCACGGTCACCCTGGACGGGGTCGACGTGCGGGAGCTGACCGCCGCCTCGCTGGCCTCGACCGTCGCGCTGGTCGCCCAGGTGCCGTTCGTCTTCGACGACACCGTGCGGGCCAACATCACCCTGGACCGCCCCGGCATCGGCGACGAGGAGGTCTGGGCCGCGCTGCGGCTGGCCGAGGCGGACGGCTTCGTGGCCGCGCTGCCCGAAGGGCTGGACACCATGGTCGGCGAGCGCGGCACCTCGCTCTCCGGCGGGCAGCGGCAGCGGCTCACCCTGGCCCGGGCGCTCGCCGGCCGGCCCCGGCTGCTGGTGCTCGACGACGCCACCAGCGCCGTCGACCCGCGGGTGGAGGCGGCCATCCTGGCCGGGCTGCGCGCGCCGACGGACGGCGGGGCGCCGGCCTCGATCCTGGTGGTCGCCTACCGGCGGGCCACCATCGCGCTCGCCGACGAGGTGATCTACGTCGAGCAGGGCCGGGTGGTGGCCCGCGGCACGCACACCGACCTGCTCGCGACCGTCCCCGGCTACGCCGACCTGGTCACCGCCTACGAGCAGGCGGAGCAGGAACGCGAGCAGACCCGCACGTACGACGAGGTCACCCCGCTGACCTCCGGCCTGGAAGTCGAGGTTGACCGTTGA
- a CDS encoding AMP-dependent synthetase/ligase — MALDVPYRSVPDMFLKRVADSPDRHAFAHPAPDDSGPVWLTWEQVGQRAKAIAAGLHGLGVGLEDPVAILANTRLEWVLADFGIMCAGGATTTVYPTTEPEDATYIIADSGSKVLFAENPAQAAKIAGSAVPALTHVVLFDGAPDPAATVPQLTLAELEERGARALENEPDLIDMLVAGIGPDHLATLIYTSGTTGRPKGVELLHGGWCWEGVAQAELGLLRVDDLQYLWLPLSHSFGKTLLCGATHVGLPTYVDGRVDKLVDLLGVVRPTLMCGAPRVFEKVYNKAVTTAQGAGGAKAKIFAWGVAVGKEKVALEQAGKPVPAGLKLKYAVAEKLVFSKLQARLGGRMRVLVSGAAPLSKEIGTFFAAANLPISEGYGLTETSAGAFVNPPGGLKIGSVGRAMGDLECRIDTDGEILVRGKPVMRGYHNLPEETAAAFTEDGFFRTGDIGTLDDDGYLRITDRKKDLVKTSGGKYIAPSHIEGMFKAVCPYTSQAVVIGQARNYCTMLVTLDPDAIKAWAAGTPLEGRDYTAIVTSPEAQAMVEGYVAELNGKLNRWETIKKVTILPRDLTIEDGEVTPSLKIKRRSVETNFADEIDKMYAGTLAEL; from the coding sequence ATGGCTCTCGATGTACCGTACCGTTCCGTACCCGACATGTTCCTCAAGCGCGTGGCGGACTCCCCCGACCGCCACGCGTTCGCCCATCCCGCCCCGGACGACTCGGGACCGGTCTGGCTGACGTGGGAGCAGGTCGGGCAGCGCGCCAAGGCGATCGCCGCCGGCCTGCACGGGCTCGGCGTCGGCCTGGAGGACCCGGTGGCGATCCTGGCGAACACCCGCCTCGAATGGGTGCTCGCCGACTTCGGGATCATGTGTGCCGGCGGGGCCACCACCACCGTCTACCCGACCACCGAGCCGGAGGACGCGACCTACATCATCGCCGACTCCGGGTCGAAGGTGCTCTTCGCCGAGAACCCGGCCCAGGCCGCGAAGATCGCCGGCAGCGCCGTGCCGGCGCTCACCCACGTGGTGCTCTTCGACGGCGCGCCCGACCCGGCCGCCACCGTCCCTCAGCTCACCCTGGCCGAGTTGGAGGAGCGGGGCGCCCGGGCCCTGGAGAACGAGCCGGACCTCATCGACATGCTTGTCGCCGGGATCGGTCCCGACCACCTGGCCACCCTGATCTACACCTCGGGCACGACCGGCCGACCGAAGGGCGTCGAGCTGCTGCACGGCGGCTGGTGCTGGGAGGGCGTGGCCCAGGCCGAGCTGGGCCTGCTGCGCGTGGACGACCTGCAGTACCTGTGGCTGCCGCTGTCCCACTCGTTCGGCAAGACGCTGCTCTGCGGCGCCACCCACGTCGGCCTGCCCACCTACGTCGACGGCCGGGTGGACAAGCTTGTCGACCTGCTCGGGGTGGTCCGGCCGACGCTCATGTGCGGCGCCCCCCGGGTCTTCGAGAAGGTCTACAACAAGGCGGTCACCACGGCACAGGGCGCCGGCGGCGCGAAGGCGAAGATCTTCGCCTGGGGCGTCGCGGTGGGCAAGGAGAAGGTCGCGCTGGAGCAGGCCGGCAAGCCGGTGCCGGCCGGCCTGAAGCTGAAGTACGCGGTGGCCGAGAAGCTGGTGTTCAGCAAGCTCCAGGCCCGCCTCGGCGGCCGGATGCGGGTGCTGGTCTCCGGCGCGGCGCCGCTCAGCAAGGAGATCGGCACCTTCTTCGCCGCGGCCAACCTGCCCATCTCCGAGGGGTACGGGCTCACCGAGACCAGCGCGGGCGCGTTCGTGAACCCGCCCGGAGGGCTGAAGATCGGCAGCGTGGGCCGGGCCATGGGCGACCTGGAGTGCCGGATCGACACCGACGGCGAGATCCTGGTCCGGGGCAAGCCGGTCATGCGCGGCTACCACAACCTGCCGGAGGAGACCGCCGCCGCGTTCACCGAGGACGGCTTCTTCCGCACCGGCGACATCGGCACCCTCGACGACGACGGCTACCTGCGCATCACCGACCGGAAGAAGGACCTGGTCAAGACCTCCGGCGGCAAGTACATCGCGCCGTCGCACATCGAGGGCATGTTCAAGGCCGTCTGCCCGTACACCTCGCAGGCGGTGGTGATCGGGCAGGCCCGCAACTACTGCACCATGCTTGTCACGCTCGACCCGGACGCGATCAAGGCGTGGGCCGCCGGCACGCCGCTGGAGGGCCGCGACTACACCGCGATCGTCACCTCGCCGGAGGCGCAGGCCATGGTCGAGGGCTACGTGGCCGAGCTGAACGGCAAGCTGAACCGCTGGGAGACGATCAAGAAGGTGACCATCCTCCCCCGGGACCTCACCATCGAGGACGGCGAGGTCACCCCGTCGCTGAAGATCAAGCGCCGGAGCGTGGAGACCAACTTCGCCGACGAGATCGACAAGATGTACGCGGGCACGCTCGCCGAGCTGTAG
- a CDS encoding low temperature requirement protein A — protein MLPGAPGSRTTRLELFYDLVFVFAFINVTTLTATLLSPVNLYRCLLMLALLWWSWTGFARLGNAVRADQGVLPVVGVVTVAATFLLVLSVPSAFADQPGGLNGPLVFAACYFVIRMAQLAVFAWVDRSDPTRRHGLLLRALLPSLATVLLVVAGIVPLRFAERPYAVALQLALWTVALLVEYVGGTTLARRWWVVVSAGHWAERHALMVLIALGESIIALGLGPKTGLPLVGPVAVAALLGVLVVAVLWWAYFDTLAYALEQALHHARDPAARLRLCRDVYTFLHLPLIAGTILFALGLKDLLADAASPDTPTWGPPLGGFWVGIMFGGVGLYLLSLVACALVALREVHWPLVITVVALAVVAPVVAPIPELASLIVLAVLVTAGVAAETFQEDGRRRRIRRLALEEQLAAEADQSRWRQEHL, from the coding sequence GTGTTGCCCGGCGCGCCCGGCTCCCGGACCACCCGCCTGGAACTCTTCTACGACCTGGTCTTCGTCTTCGCGTTCATCAACGTCACCACCCTGACCGCCACGCTGCTCAGCCCGGTCAACCTCTACCGGTGCCTGCTCATGCTGGCGCTGCTCTGGTGGTCGTGGACCGGCTTCGCCCGGCTCGGCAACGCGGTCCGCGCCGACCAGGGTGTGCTACCGGTGGTCGGCGTCGTCACGGTGGCCGCCACCTTCCTGCTGGTGCTCAGCGTGCCGAGCGCGTTCGCCGACCAGCCCGGTGGGCTCAACGGCCCGCTGGTCTTCGCGGCCTGCTACTTCGTGATCCGGATGGCCCAGCTCGCGGTCTTCGCCTGGGTGGACCGGTCGGATCCGACCCGGCGCCACGGGCTGCTGCTGCGCGCCCTGCTGCCGAGCCTCGCCACCGTGCTGCTGGTGGTCGCCGGCATCGTGCCCCTGCGGTTCGCCGAACGGCCGTACGCCGTGGCGCTGCAACTGGCGCTGTGGACCGTGGCGCTGCTGGTCGAATACGTCGGCGGCACGACCCTGGCCCGGCGATGGTGGGTGGTGGTCTCCGCCGGCCACTGGGCGGAGCGGCACGCGCTCATGGTGCTGATCGCGCTCGGTGAGTCGATCATCGCGCTGGGGCTCGGCCCGAAGACCGGGCTGCCGCTCGTCGGCCCCGTTGCGGTGGCCGCGCTGCTCGGTGTGCTGGTCGTGGCGGTGCTCTGGTGGGCGTACTTCGACACCCTGGCGTACGCGCTGGAGCAGGCGCTGCACCACGCCCGCGACCCGGCCGCCCGGCTGCGGCTCTGCCGGGACGTCTACACGTTCCTGCACCTGCCGCTGATCGCCGGGACCATCCTCTTCGCCCTCGGCCTCAAGGACCTGCTGGCCGACGCGGCCAGCCCGGACACCCCCACGTGGGGGCCGCCGCTGGGCGGCTTCTGGGTGGGGATCATGTTCGGCGGTGTGGGCCTCTACCTGCTGAGCCTCGTGGCCTGCGCGCTGGTGGCGCTGCGGGAGGTGCACTGGCCACTGGTGATCACGGTCGTGGCGCTCGCCGTCGTCGCCCCCGTCGTCGCCCCGATCCCGGAACTGGCGTCGCTCATCGTGCTGGCGGTGCTCGTCACCGCCGGCGTGGCCGCGGAGACGTTCCAGGAGGACGGCCGGCGGCGCCGGATCCGGCGGCTCGCGCTGGAGGAGCAGCTCGCCGCGGAGGCGGACCAGAGCCGCTGGCGCCAGGAGCACCTCTGA
- a CDS encoding low temperature requirement protein A yields the protein MTDGTRRGPRMRVMTEGASVTPLELFFDLVFVYALTQVTALMAADLTWPGLGRGLLLLALLWWCWCCYAWLGNTVRADEGVVRVVLFAVMATMFVVAATIPEAFVDLRGGLSGPVVFAACYLVVRVLHLTLYWYAARGDAGLRRQLVRAALPMLGGAVLLFTAALLPPYLTDDPARVVWLRTLLWVCALAVDYGGIMAIGAAGWQIFSAAHWTERHGLIVIVALGESLVAIGVGITALPISWPIIVASFLGVTVAAALWWAYFDVVSIAAERVLARARGAERAALGRDSYTYLHLPMVAGIILLALGFKKVLAYVGDGTHHRLTDPLHGLGLLALYGGVILYLLGHVGFRLRNMRSVNWPRVATTVLLVLLLPVADHLPALAALGLLAVVCAGMVVAEVVLFGTARRALRDEFLTEHGAGGAPGR from the coding sequence GTGACGGACGGAACGCGGCGCGGGCCACGGATGCGGGTGATGACCGAGGGCGCCTCGGTCACCCCGCTGGAACTCTTCTTCGACCTGGTCTTCGTCTACGCGCTCACCCAGGTGACCGCGCTCATGGCGGCCGACCTGACCTGGCCCGGCCTGGGTCGGGGCCTGCTGCTGCTGGCCCTGCTCTGGTGGTGCTGGTGCTGCTACGCCTGGCTGGGCAACACCGTCCGGGCCGACGAGGGCGTGGTCCGGGTGGTCCTCTTCGCGGTGATGGCCACCATGTTCGTGGTCGCCGCGACCATCCCCGAGGCCTTCGTCGACCTGCGCGGCGGGCTCTCCGGCCCGGTCGTCTTCGCCGCCTGCTACCTGGTCGTCCGGGTGCTGCACCTGACCCTCTACTGGTACGCCGCCCGCGGCGACGCCGGGCTGCGCCGGCAGCTAGTGCGGGCCGCCCTGCCGATGCTGGGCGGGGCGGTGCTGCTCTTCACCGCCGCGCTGCTGCCGCCGTACCTCACCGACGACCCGGCGCGGGTCGTCTGGCTGCGCACCCTGCTCTGGGTGTGCGCCCTCGCCGTCGACTACGGCGGCATCATGGCCATCGGCGCGGCGGGCTGGCAGATCTTCTCGGCCGCGCACTGGACGGAGCGGCACGGCCTCATCGTCATCGTGGCGCTGGGGGAGTCCCTCGTCGCCATCGGCGTCGGGATCACCGCGCTGCCGATCTCCTGGCCGATCATCGTGGCCTCGTTCCTCGGCGTCACCGTGGCGGCGGCGCTGTGGTGGGCGTACTTCGACGTGGTGTCCATCGCCGCCGAGCGGGTGCTGGCGCGGGCGCGGGGCGCCGAACGGGCCGCGCTGGGCCGGGACTCCTACACCTACCTGCACCTGCCGATGGTCGCCGGGATCATCCTGCTCGCCCTCGGCTTCAAGAAGGTCCTGGCGTACGTCGGGGACGGCACCCACCACCGGCTCACCGACCCGCTGCACGGGCTGGGCCTGCTCGCCCTCTACGGCGGCGTGATCCTCTACCTGCTCGGGCACGTGGGCTTCCGGCTGCGCAACATGCGCTCGGTCAACTGGCCGCGGGTCGCCACCACCGTGCTGCTGGTGCTGCTCCTGCCGGTCGCCGACCACCTGCCGGCGCTGGCCGCGCTGGGGCTGCTCGCCGTGGTCTGCGCCGGCATGGTGGTGGCCGAGGTGGTGCTCTTCGGCACGGCCCGCCGCGCCCTGCGCGACGAGTTCCTCACCGAGCACGGCGCCGGCGGCGCGCCCGGCCGGTAG
- a CDS encoding TIGR03085 family metal-binding protein, whose amino-acid sequence MPRYARAEREALADLMLELGPDAPTVNEGWTTRDLAAHLLVRERRPDAAGGILLPPLREHGETVRRRVAAGPYADLVARVRRPPLWSPVSNPLTDELVNGLEFFIHHEDVRRAQPGWLPRDLPARQQAALWKRAAVLARLALRRFPADLLIQAPGYGERGVGRGGERLRVVGAPGELVLFISGRQRVARVQVDGPAEPAERLRAASLGF is encoded by the coding sequence ATGCCGCGGTACGCCCGAGCGGAGCGCGAGGCGCTCGCCGACCTGATGCTGGAGCTGGGACCGGACGCGCCGACGGTCAACGAGGGGTGGACCACACGCGACCTGGCGGCGCACCTGCTGGTGCGGGAGCGCCGGCCGGACGCGGCCGGCGGCATCCTGCTGCCGCCGCTGCGCGAGCACGGCGAGACGGTCCGCCGGCGGGTGGCCGCCGGCCCGTACGCGGACCTGGTGGCCCGGGTCCGCCGCCCGCCGCTGTGGAGCCCGGTGAGCAACCCGCTCACCGACGAGCTCGTCAACGGCCTGGAGTTCTTCATCCACCACGAGGACGTGCGCCGCGCCCAGCCGGGCTGGCTGCCCCGCGACCTGCCGGCCCGGCAGCAGGCGGCGCTCTGGAAGCGGGCCGCCGTGCTGGCCCGGCTGGCGTTGCGGCGCTTCCCGGCCGACCTGCTGATCCAGGCCCCCGGCTACGGCGAGCGCGGCGTCGGCCGCGGCGGCGAACGGCTGCGCGTGGTGGGCGCCCCCGGCGAGCTGGTGCTGTTCATCTCCGGTCGGCAGCGGGTGGCCCGGGTCCAGGTGGACGGCCCCGCCGAGCCGGCGGAGCGGTTGCGGGCGGCCAGCCTCGGCTTCTGA
- a CDS encoding terpene synthase family protein has translation MRGFALSALHEPPFPARRHAAVELVAGQSAGWVRDLGLIDTPDGLRRLGGAHPVELAGRACPDAAVDDLRLLADLISWLFVMDDACDEDGLGTSPTRLAPTVAALLEVLDRHGDPGAPVPADAGPLAVALDDLCRRVRDRKRPGLLLSLVSQLREYLLALLWEAANREHRRVPGVAEYVQMRRHTGGVRPSFTLTDLAQPERSDPGRRAEPALADLDALATDLVCWCNDLFSYDKERATGPDAHNLVTTIAGETGQGEEAALRAAAARFNEGLAAYAERDAALAATGDDGVRAFLATRRNWIRATYDWSRAATRYA, from the coding sequence ATGCGAGGCTTCGCGCTCTCGGCACTGCACGAACCCCCCTTCCCGGCGCGCCGGCACGCCGCCGTCGAACTGGTCGCCGGACAGAGCGCCGGGTGGGTTCGCGACCTGGGCCTGATCGACACCCCCGACGGGCTGCGCCGGCTGGGCGGCGCACACCCGGTGGAACTGGCGGGACGGGCCTGCCCGGACGCGGCGGTCGACGACCTGCGGCTGCTCGCCGACCTGATCAGCTGGCTGTTCGTGATGGACGACGCCTGCGACGAGGATGGCCTGGGGACCAGCCCGACCCGGCTCGCCCCGACCGTGGCGGCCCTGCTGGAGGTGCTCGACCGGCACGGTGACCCGGGCGCGCCGGTCCCGGCCGACGCCGGCCCGCTGGCCGTGGCGCTGGACGACCTGTGCCGGCGGGTCCGCGACCGGAAGCGGCCGGGCCTGCTGCTGAGCCTGGTCAGCCAGTTGCGGGAGTACCTGCTGGCGCTGCTCTGGGAGGCGGCCAACCGCGAGCACCGCCGGGTGCCCGGGGTGGCCGAGTACGTGCAGATGCGCCGGCACACCGGGGGTGTCCGGCCCAGCTTCACGCTGACCGACCTGGCGCAACCGGAGCGGTCCGACCCCGGCCGACGGGCGGAGCCGGCGCTGGCCGACCTGGACGCGCTCGCCACCGACCTGGTCTGCTGGTGCAACGATCTCTTCTCCTACGACAAGGAGCGGGCGACCGGCCCGGACGCGCACAACCTGGTCACCACTATCGCCGGCGAGACGGGACAGGGCGAGGAGGCGGCGCTGCGCGCGGCGGCCGCCCGGTTCAACGAGGGCCTTGCCGCGTACGCCGAGCGGGACGCGGCGCTGGCCGCCACGGGCGACGACGGGGTGCGGGCCTTCCTCGCCACCCGGCGTAACTGGATCCGGGCCACCTACGACTGGTCCCGCGCCGCCACCCGGTACGCCTGA